Within Halarchaeum grantii, the genomic segment GGGCATCTCGGAGACGATCACCCAGCCCTCGCTCATCAACCTCGACTACGCCGACATGACCGCGATCATGAACCAGGGCGGCGTCGCGGTGATGCTCGTGGGCGAGACGCAGGACAAGAACAAGACGGACGAAGTGGTGAAGGACGCGATGAACCACCCGCTCCTCGACGTCGACTACCGAGGCGCCTCGGGTGGCCTCGTCCACATTACTGGTGGACCGGACCTCACGCTCAAAGAGGCCGAGGGCATCGCGGACAACATCACCGAGCGCCTCGACGCCTCCGCGAACGTCATCTGGGGCGCGCGGATTCAGGAGAACTACAAGGGCAAGGTCCGCGTCATGGCGATCATGACCGGCGTCCAGTCCGCGCAGGTCCTCGGCCCGAGCACGCAGAAGCAGGCCGATAAGTCCCGCGCGGAGCTCCGCGAGGTCGAGGCGGACGGCGCTTCCTCCACGTCCGAGTGGGAGGGCGCGCACAGCGACGGCGGGCAGGACGAGATCGAGCAGAACAACGGACTCGACGTCATCCGCTAAGCGATTCTTCTTTCCGAACGCGTGACCGGGAGCCCCCTCCCGTCACGGCTTCACCGTCCCGACGCCACAGTCGTGTAGCGTCGCGTCAGACGTGTAAGACGCGTTAGTCGGCGGCGTGGACGGCGTCGACGAGATAGCACTTCCGACAGACGTCCCGCGTGGTGGGCGCGCCACATTCCTCGCACTCGTTCAGGTCGGCCTCGCTCCCGGCGGAGCGATAGCGGTCGGCGGCCATCGCCGCCATCTCCTCGTAGCCCGCCATGATGCTGTGTCGGGTGCCGGGGTGGGCGTCCTCGAGCGAGAGGAGGAGGTCCTGTATCTCGCCGCGAAAGGCCTCGCTCGAGTGCGGGCACTCGGCCATGTGGACGGGGAGGTCGCGCAGTTGGGCGTAGAGCGCGACTTCCTTCTCGGGGATGTCCCGAAGCGGCTTCGCGCGCGGGACCATCCCGCCCTGCTCGTTGCGCTCGTCGAACGGCCCGAGGGAGGCGTCGAAGTGCTTGCCCATCTGCTCGACGTTCCCTTCGAGGACGTTCATGAGCGCGGTCTCGGCCTCGTCGTCGAGGTTGTGGCCGGTGAGGAGTTTGTCGGCCTCGTACCCCTGCGCGTACGTCGCGAGGAGGTCGCGCCGGAAGACGCCGCAGTACGCGCACGCGGCCATCTCCTCGGGGTCGGAGTCGACGACGTCGTCCATCTCGACGTCGAACTCCTCGCTGTAGGAGACGACTTCGTGGCCGATGTCGAGGTCGGCGACGAGCTCCTCGCAGGCGTCCACGCTCTTGTCGCGGTAGCCCGCGATGCCCTCGTGGATGGTGAGCGCGACGAGTTCGACGCGGGGGTCCTCGGCGAACGTCTCGTGGAGGATCTGCGTGAGCACCACGGAGTCCTTCCCGCCCGAGAGGCCGACGAGCCACGTCTGCGGGTCGTCGGGCGTCGCGGAACTCGGGAGGAGGTCGTCCTCGCGGATCCGTCGGCGCACGCGGCGCTCGACGGACTCCCGGAAGTGGCGCTCGCAGAGATGCGTCCCC encodes:
- the ncsA gene encoding tRNA 2-thiolation protein NcsA — its product is MECTKCDREAVMHAAYSGTHLCERHFRESVERRVRRRIREDDLLPSSATPDDPQTWLVGLSGGKDSVVLTQILHETFAEDPRVELVALTIHEGIAGYRDKSVDACEELVADLDIGHEVVSYSEEFDVEMDDVVDSDPEEMAACAYCGVFRRDLLATYAQGYEADKLLTGHNLDDEAETALMNVLEGNVEQMGKHFDASLGPFDERNEQGGMVPRAKPLRDIPEKEVALYAQLRDLPVHMAECPHSSEAFRGEIQDLLLSLEDAHPGTRHSIMAGYEEMAAMAADRYRSAGSEADLNECEECGAPTTRDVCRKCYLVDAVHAAD